TTCCCGCTTCCCGCTTCCCGCTTCCCGCTTCCCGCTTCCCGCTTCCCGCTTCCCGCTTCCCGAGACTACCAGTCCGGCACATTCTCGCGCAGGTCCGGCGTGTTCGTGAGGCGCGTCACGTCGCCGCCGTCGCGGTCCATCAGGTACAGGTCGAAGTTGCCGTCGCGGTTCGACAGGAAGACGTAGCGCTCGTCGTCCGACGACGGATTCGCGTAGTCGTCGCGCCCCTCCGCATCCGTCAGGCGTTCGTCGTCGACGCCGCTGACATCGTCCGACGCGAGCGGCCGGCGGAAAATGTCAGGCTCGTCGTTCGGCCCCGAGGGCGAGCGCGCATACGTCATGTACTCCTCGTCGAACGAGAAGTGCGGACAGACATCCGGCGATGGCGTCGACACGCGCACTGTCACGTCGCGCGTCGCCGGGCTCACCGACAGGATATCGATGCTCTGCGTGCCGTCGCCGATCGCGGCAAAGTAGATCTCCTGGCCGTCGCGCCGCCACGACGGGAACTCGACGAACTCGTACGGCCCCGCGAGGACCTGCTCATCGCTGCCGTCCGGGGCCAGGGTCGCCAGGAAATACTCCCCTCCTCGCAGCAGCGCGATCGCGATGCGCGATCCATCAGGCGCATACTTCGGGCTGCGCTCCGCCGCATCCAACGTGTTCGTCAGACGCTGCACATCGCTGCCGTCTGCCGCCATCGTGTAGACATCGGTGACATTGGGCGCCTGCCCCGCGTCCGAGATGTAGATGATCCGCTCGCGATCGACAGACCACGCCGGCTGCCCGTCGTAGCTCTCGCCCTGCGTGAGCTGCACCGATGCCTGCGTCTCCGAATCGACGCTATAGACGTTCGTGCGCGCGCCATCATTCGCCTCGTACACAATGTGGGCGTCCGCAGCATCGCCACCATCGCCGCCATCATCACCGCACGCAGCAAACATCACACTGGCGACCATCAGCGAAGCGAGGAGCGCCAAAGCGAGCGCAGCGCACGGCCACCGCCGGCCCAACCAATAAACCTCTGCGCCTCTGCGCCTCTGCGGTGAACCCCGACGACCGACGACCACCACCCTACATCCGCTCCGGCATCGACATTCCCATCAGCCCGAGCGCCCGCGCCAGCGTCACCTTCGCCGCGCGACAGAGATGCAGCCGCGCCTTCGACAGCTCCGGCGCCTCGTCGTCGATCACGCGGCACTCCGTGTAGAACTGGTGAAACGACGTCGCCAGCTCCTGCGCGTAGTGCGGCAGGTGATGTGGCTCGTGCTGCATCGCCATCAGGTGTACCAGCTCCGGCAGTTGCAGCATGCGACGCACAAGCTCCAGCTCCGCAGGATGCTGCAGCAGCGCGACGTCGGCCGCCTCGAACGCGATCTTGCGCTCCGTGGCGTTCGCCAGGATGCCGGCGATGCGCGCGTGCGCGTACTGCACGTAGAAGACGGGGTTCTCCGCCGACTGGCGCTTCGCAAGCTCCAGGTCGAACTCCATCTGGCTGTCAGCCGACCGCGCCAGGAAGAAGAAGCGCGCGGCATCGGCGCCCACTTCGTCGACGATATCGCGAATCAGCACGATGTTCCCCGAGCGCTTCGACAGCCGCACCAGCTCGTCGCCACGACGAAAACTGACGAGCTGGTAGATCAGAATATCGAGCCGCGCCGGATCGACGCCGATCGCCTGCACGCCGGCCTTCATGCGCGAGACATGCCCCTGGTGGTCCGCGCCCCACACGTCGATCACGCGGTCGAACTTGCGCCGCACGAACTTGTCGTAGTGATACGCGATGTCCGAAGCGAAGTACGTCGGGCGGCCCGTGCTGCGGATGACGACGTTGTCCTTGTCCTCGCCGAGTTCGGTGGACGCCAGCCACAGCGCGCCCTCCTTTTCGACGAGATAGCCCTTGTCGCGCAGCGTCTGCATCGCCGCGTCGTATACCGTCGCGCCGTCGACCTTGTTCTCGTACACCCAGCGCTCGCGGAACCACTGGTCGTACGTGATACCGAGGCGCCGCAGGTCGTCTTCGATGCCCTCGACAACGATATCGACGCCGCGCAGCACCATCTCCGAAGGCGGCTCATCGGCGGCGGCGAAGCGATCGCCCATCTCGTCGCGGATCCGCTTCGCGATGTCGATCATGTACTCGCCGGGATAGCCATCGGCCGGCACCTCGACGTTCTCGCCGAGCAGTTGCTTGTAGCGCGCGAGCAGCGTCCGTCCGAAGACCTCCGTCTGCGTGCCGGCGTCGTTCACCAGGTACTCGCGCTGCACGTCGTAGCCCGCCGCCGCCAGCACCGACGCCAGCACGCTGCCGATCGCGGCGCCGCGGCCGTTGCCCGCCGTCAGCGGCCCCGTCGGATTGGCGCTGACGAACTCCACCTGCACGCGCACGCCGTCGCCCAGCGCGATATTCCCGAACGTCTCGCCGGCAGCGACGATCGCGTTCACCTGCGCGCGCAGCCAGTCTTCGGACAGCCGGAAGTTGATGAAGCCCGGCGGCGCAACGTCCGCCGCGCTCACTTCAGCGCCGAGGTCGATCTTCGACGCGATCGCCGCCGCGATGTCCAGCGGCTTGCGGTTCGCGACGCGCGCCAGCAAGAGCGGCACATTCGTCGCGTAGTCGCCGTGCTCGGGCCGCCGCGGCCGTTCGATGACGATCTCCGGCAGCACGACCTGCGGCAGATCGCCGGCCGTCATGGCCGCTTGCGCCGCCTTTTCCACCATGCGAGCGAGGTCGTCGCGAATCATGTCCCGTCAAATGGAAAAGCGCGCTTCCCGATCAACCCGAGGACCTGGTCCACGGCGGCGCGCGCCTGCTCGATAACGTCGGCAGGGTAACTCATGGCCTTGCTGTGGTCGAGGAACTCATCTTCATCCAGCACGCGCGGCGCCTCCGTAGCGCGGGCTTTCAGCCCGCGACTCCCGTGCGACATATGCGTGGCGCGCGGCGGATTCGTAGCGCGGGCTTTCAGCCCGCGACCTTCGCGCACCGCACCTCCACCTCGGGGCTCCTCAGGGTCACGCTCATCGGTAAACCACGATATGTCCAGGTCGAGGTCGACCGTGTGAAACGACGCCCCGTCGAACTCCACCGGCGTCGCGATGTTCACGTAATACCACGTGCCGCCGTCGCGCTTCATCCGGCTGATATTGAACCAGCGGTCGTCGTATAGGTAGACGCTGCCGCCGTACTTCGCCGGCAGCGGGTCGGGGTCGTCCGACGGCTCCGGCGTGCAGCAGATCGGCTCCCCGGCGGCGAACGTCACCAGGTACAACGGCCCCTTGCGCAGCACAAACCGCGCCGGCCACCGACGGTGATACGACCCGTCGTATTTCGTGATGTGCACCGGCGTCTCACGGCCGATCAGCCCCTCGTCCATGCCGGTGAGTGTACTTGCGAGCCGCCGCTGGAACTCGCGCCGATGCTTGCTAGAATAGATCGGCGCCCCGCGCGGGCGCTGGTGAGTTTCCCTGTGGGCCGCTAGCTCAATTGGTAGAGCAGTTGACTCTTAATCAACCGGTTGAAGGTTCGAGTCCTTCGCGGCTCACCACATAGCAGTTCTCCAGTCGTTGCCGAATTCTACGAGAGCGTAGTGGAGGCGACGATTGGTGCGTTTTCAGGAGACCAACTTGGATACTAAAATGGTTGTTTTCAGTTAGCCGTTCGGAGAGCTAGCCAAACAGTTTCGTTGAAGAGACTTGTTTCGCGTTGCAGGTTAGCACCTCTGGCCACAAGCGCCCGCCGACTAGAGTCTGTGGTTGTAGGGTGGCCCGCCTTCCGATTTGCGGTTTAAGGCGAGTCCGCGCCTCCGGATATAGGAGTATTTCCCTTCAAGGATGGATCCACAGGTATATCAGCAACTGGCAGAAGACGGCATCCAGGAGTTGCTCGCTCGCGAGCATGCGGTAGCTTGGCTTGAGGTGGAAGCGAAGCTCGCTGAGACGCCCACCCAGAATGCTCCACGCGGACTGAATCCACATCATCTCCTAAACGCGAAGCGCGCACTGTTAGAGCGTGACGTACTAAAGGAGATCACGGAGCCCACCCGAGGCGGTCAGGTTATTCCCATCATCGTGCCTGCAGACACCAAGCGGGGAGAACGTGCAGTGCACGATGCCGCCGCGCGCAAACGCCTGTTGATGGCACGCTACCTGAGTTGGTCGGCAGCGCAAGGGAAAGTGCCCAATCTGATTGGCGTCGCCGGCGAGAGAGTGTGTCACGCGTCGCTGATGGAGGCGGCACCTGCGGGCTATGTCCTACTCAAGCCCAAGGGTGGGGAGATCGTATCTCTGTTCAACCGGGAGGTTCCGGGTGGAGCGCTGGATGACGCGGCACATCTTTTGCTCACGGACGACTCAGGGAAGCCAATCGGAACCGCGACCGTGCTCGTCGAAGTGAAGAATTTGCGCCACTGGATCTATCCGGAGTCAGCCGAACTCTACCAGCTTTTGGATAAGAGCGCGCGATTACAGCTGGCGAACCCTGACGTCCGGTTCGTCCCTGTGTTGGCCTTGAGGCGAGCGCATTACACCACATTCAGGATGGCGAAAGACCTTGGGTTCTTCATCGCTCAGGCGCGTGCTCAGTTCATTCTTCCCCGCAGCGAGGTGACGCCCGAAGCATTGAACGAGGTTCGGACTGAACTCGGATTCTTGGATCTTGAGAGGCGAGAGGCGAGCTATCCAACGCTCACTCGCGCGTTTTCGACATCGATCATGGCTGTAGCTGTCACCGCTTCGAACAAATTTAAGGCTGCCGCTGAGTTGACGGAGCACTTCCGAGAGTTGCGGATGCAGAAGGATACGAACATGCGACATGAAAGCATGGATCGCCTTCGAGAGGCCGCTGCTACTATCCAGGGTGTGAAAGGCGGCTGGTAAGTCGCGTTCCATGGTTCTGGGAATGGTAATGGTATTGCCCAAAGTGGCTCGGACGCTGAGCCCGCAGACCCGTGTCGTCATGGCGGCTCGCATGCCTCGAAGCGAACGTTCAGAACCGAGAGATAGTGGCAAGCCGCCACCGCTCTCAGAGGCGAGGCGAGTTCGCGAGCGTCTGAGTAGCGTTCGAGCGACACGAGCGATAAGAGGAACCCGTCTGCTAGCGCAGGCTCACAGACACTGGACAAAGTGTCCCAGATTGCGAACCCGCCATCTCTGACGATACCACAATCAAGCAAAGTGTCGGTTGCTCGGAGGGAGACGACGAACGGAGTGACTCCCCCTTCTTCCTCGTCGAGCTGGTCGTCGAGGGCACTTAAGAGATGGTCGGCGTCCCCCGCCAGGACCGTCGCTAATTCGAGTTCAACTCTGTCGAGGCTCGGAGGTGCCTTCGCGGTGAGAAAGCTCAGCGTAGCATCTCGCACATTCTCCGTGAGTTCCAGCGCGCCTGCGAAGTCAGCATTACGTGAAATCATTAACGCGACGCCGCTCCGCCCGCTGGACTCGGGCGGACTGGCTTCACTACACACGGCATTTATGCTCCTTGCGAGTTCACCGTTTAGCGTCTCCGCCGAGAAACAGGCGATTTCAACTTCCAGCGCATACCCGAAGGCAATGCGATCAGATCCCTCGCCCATGTCCTCGATCAGCTCGTCCAGTTCGGTCAGCAGATTGTTGGCATTCGCGTACAGACGTGCGGCCATGAAGGCTTGAAAGATCGCGTCTTCGTCGGCGTAACTCGCATCGTCGTCCGTCGAGTTGGGAGAAGGCTCTGCTTGGAGCGTTGGCTCACCGTTACCCTGCCGAGCCGAGTCGCTTGATGAGCAAGACTCAGACAGACCTACCGCCACCATGAGCGCAGAGTATAGAAGCATTGATCGTAGCTGCACGGTCGGTCCCTTCCCGTCTGTCGGGGAACACTCAATACATGCAAATAGTACGCGCAGCATAGACTTTAAAGAACATCTAATAAGACTTGCTTGGAAGTCCACAAACGTACGGTAGGAATCGGCAACGATATCGACGCGCTTTGGAGTCAGCGGCTCAACTCTTAATCAACCGGTTGAAGGTTCGAGTCCTTCGCGGCTCACCACTACGACATAAACGGGGCGAGGCTCTCGGGCCTCACCTTCGTTCGTTGTCAACTATCCCCAACAACAGCGCCGCGCATCGCTCGGAGTTCGCCCCCACCCCGGCGTACCATCGACCCGCAGGCGCCACGCCATGCCCGCAACAGCGCCGCGAGCGATATCCGCGGCCGATCAGGAACCATCATGCCGGTCGTGAAACTCCACTCTCCATCTCGCCGGATCAGCGGCCGGCGTTGCCCGCCGCCTTCGTCGCCCGCAGCACTCAATCAAAACGGACAATCAAGATCAGCTTCAAAACGCCGCACACACGGGCCGGGAATCGCAACCAATCAAGTTGCCGCCATCATCGCTGGCCGCACCGCCTGCGGCGGCGCTCGCGCCGCCACGCCGCGCTGCCGTACCCTCTACGACGGGGGCAACCACATGGGAGAGGTGCGATGACGACGAAGCTGGACATACCGACGACGCCGGCGGAGATCACGCCCGCATGGCTCACCGAAGCGCTGCGCGCCGGCGCAATCATCGGCGATGCATGCGTCACGTCGGTCGCGCACGAGGTGCTCGGGCAGGGCGCCGGCTTCATCGGCCAGATCGCGCGGCTGACGCTGACCTACGACCGCCCATCAGAAGGCGCCCCCACGACGCTCATCGCCAAGATGCCCGCGCTCGATCCCGGCGCGCGCGAGCTGGCCGCGCTGTACGGCCTCTACGAACGTGAGTACCGCTTCTACAACGAACTCGCCGGCGAGATCACCTTCCGCGTTGCCCGCTGCTACTACAGCGACGGTGACGCCGAAGCCGTGCGCTACGTGCTGCTGCTCGAAGACCTCTCGTCGAACGGCATTTGCGGCGACCAGGTGGCCGGCTGCACGTCCGAACAGGCGCGCACCGCGCTCGCGCATCTCGCCCTGCACCACGCGCGATGGTGGGGGCATCCGCGGCTGACGCAGATTCCCTGGCTGCAGCCCGGCATCGACCTCGTGAACGGGGCGATGCAGCACTCCTACCCGCAGGCGTGGGAAGCTGCGCTCGCCCGTTTCGGCGACCGCATCCCGCCACCCCTGCGCGCCGCCTTTCCGACGCTCGGCGAGCGCATCACGAAGCTCATGGCGTCGATCGCCGAAGAAAACACTATGACGATCGCCCACGGCGACTACCGCCTCGACAACATGTTCTTCGGCGAAGACGGCGCCGGCTACGAGCTGGCCGTGATCGACTGGCAGAGCCCGAACCAGGGCTGGGGTGCGTACGACATCGCCTACTTCCTCTACAGCAACGTCGATGTCGAGACGCGTCGCGCGCACGAGATGGCAATCCTGCGGGAGTACCACGACACGCTGGTCGCGAACGGCGTATCGGACTATTCGTTCGACGCGCTGGTTGAGGACTACAAGCGATCGCTGCTCGTCAGCCTGGGCATCTGGGTCGTCAACGCGGCGACCTTGGACACCGCCAACGAACGCGGACAAGCGCTGTTCGAGCTGTTCTTCGACCGGCTATCGACGGCCATCATGGACCACGACGCACTGGCGCTGCTGCCCGAGTGACCGCCGCCGCCGCCCGTCGGCGTCACTCGCTCGATGCGCCGAGTCGCTCGAGCAGCCCGGCGCGGATGGCCGGGCGCGTGCCGAAGGTCAGCAGGAACGTCGCCTCGCGGACCAGGCGTTGCGCGTGGTGCTCCCGCAACAGCGAGCGGCTGCCCGTCGCGACCGAGAGGGCGCCGGCCGCTCGAAGCGCCAGTTCGGTGGCGGCGGCGCGGGCTTGCGCCATCGTCTCGTCAGTGGCGGCGTCGAGCTGATTGCGGCGCGCGACCAGTTCCGCATCGAGCGGCGATGGGCCGATCAGCGCGCAGCAGCGACGAGCGACGCCGAGCGACAGCGAGCCGTTGAAGCGGCCACCGCCATCGTACGCGGGCGGCGCGATGTACGACTCGTCGGTGACGACGCGCTCCGCCGGCACGAAATGCCGCTCGAACGTCAGCTCCACCGTGGCGCTCGCGTTCGCGCCGACCAGGTGCAGCCGGCGCGCTGAGAGCGTCGCACAGGCAGCCCCATCGACGAGCGCGCGCACGAGGCGGCGATCGGAGGAGAGTGCGGACGTAAGGAGGATGTCGTTGCGACCCCAGCCCGTGACCCACTGCGCCACGCCATCGAACATCCAGCCACCTTCGACGCGTTCGGCGCGCACGTGCGGCCGGTCCGCGCGAAAGGCGCTCAGCGCGATGCCAGCGCGGACGTCGCCGGAGCAGAGCCGCGGCAGCCATCGCTCGCGCAGCGCTGCATCCTTCGAAGCGGACAGCAGCCATACCGGGCCGAGATGCTGCGCCCAGACAAACGTCGTCGTAAGGCAGCCGCTCGCCAGCGTCTCAACGACGGCGCAGGCCGTCGGAAAGTCCGCGCCGAGGCCGCCGCAGTCAGTGGGGCCGGTCAGGCCATACAAGCCGCGACCGGCGAAGGCATCGAGGTGCGACTGCGGGACGAGATCAGCGGCGTCGGTCTCGATAGCTGTGGGGAACAGCAGCTCATCGGCAAGTTCGCGCGCCGTATCGACGATCGATGCAATCATGTTCGAGCGCAGTCTATCCCCGGCCCAATCATCCGGTCGCCGGATAGTCCGGGGCCTCGTGTGATTTGACCTGATACCAAGTCTCGTTTAGAGTGACACTCGGTCTCAATTAAGGAAACGACATGTCCGACATCGACATCATCATCGAGCGACTGGAGATGCGAGGTCACCGCCTGACCGCGAGCCGGCGGCGGGTCATCGACGCGGTGCTGGCCCAGGCATCGCATTTCACGGTCGATGACGTCCTGGGCGATGCGCGCAAGGTCGGCCGCGCGACCGTCTTCCGCACGATGAAGCTGCTGACGGATCTCAACGTCGTCTGCCGCGTGCTGATGGACGACGGCACCCTGCACTATCGCGTCAGCGCCCGCGGACATCATCATCACCTGGTCTGCCGCGATTGCGGGCGCGTCGAAGACTTCACCACGTGCGACGTGACCTCGCTGGTGAACGAACTGGCGAAGAACACGCAGTACGAGATCGAAGGTCATTGGCTGGAGGTCTACGGCCGCTGCCAATCTTGCCGCATCCTCAAGGGCAAGAAGGTGCCCGTTGCCTAAGTCCCTGACCGAGGCCATGCCGGCGCCCGCCAACCATGGGGACTGCCTGGTACTCCGCCACGTTGCGCTCGCATATGGAAGTACGGTCGTGCTGCGCGGCCTGAACGCCGACATTCCCCGCGCCGAGATGGTGAGCATCGTCGGACCGAATGGATCTGGCAAGAGCACGCTCCTGAAATCGATTGCGGGGTTGCTGCCCATCGTCGAAGGCACGGTGACGCTGTTCGATGAGCCGATCCGTCGCGTGAGACATCGCATCTCATACGTGCCGCAGCGCGAGGAGGTCGACTGGACGTTCCCGGTGTCCGTACGCGACGTCGTGGCGATGGGGCGGCACGCCGTGAAGGGTTGGATCGCCCCGCTGCGCGCCGACGACCACGAACGGATCGCCGAAGCCATGCGGCGCCTCGACATCGAAGACCTGGCTGACAGGCAGATCGGCGCGCTCTCCGGCGGTCAGCAACGACGCGCGTTCCTGGCTCGCGCCATCGCGCAGGATGCTGACCTGTTTCTCCTCGACGAACCGATGGGCGGCGTCGATGCGGCCACGCACGATCGCATTCTCGAGCTTTTCGACGAGTGGAGGAGTCACGGGAAGATCGTGCTGCAAGCGACACATACGACGATCCACGGCGGATCGATGATCGTGCTCCGCACGACGCGCGATCAGGTGATCGAAGAGCACATGCTGCACCATGCCGATGAAGCGGGTGCGCACCATGATTGACTGGCTGATCGATCCCCTGAGGGACGACGGGTTCCGGCGCGCCATGCTCGATGTCCTCGCGGTTTCGATCGTCGCCGGCGTCGTTGGCACGTTCATCGTGCTGCGCGGCACAGCGTTCCTTGGTGATGCCCTGGCGCACGCTGTCTTTCCGGGCATCGTCATCGCGTTTCTTATCGGCAGCAGCCTGCTTATCGGCGCGCTGATCGCGGGGGTGGTGACGACGCTGCTAATCGCGGGGCTGACGGCGAACCGCCGCGTCCCCAGCGACACGGCGATAGGAGTGATCTTCACAGGAGCGTTCGCGCTCGGCGTCGTGCTGATCTCGGAGGAGACGATCGAAGGCGAGGAATTAGAGCACATCCTGTTCGGCGATCCGCTAAACGCGACATGGAACGACGTGACGCTGACACTCGCCATCGGTGCGGCGGTCGTTGCATCGGTGATCGTGCTACGGCGCCTGTTCGTCGCCGGCTCGTTCGACCCTTCCGGCGCCCGCGCGATGGGCCTTCACACCGTGATGCTCGACATGCTGCTGCTTGGATTCACGGCGCTGACCGTCGTGATCGCGTTCAAAGCAGTCGGCAATATCCTCGTGATCGCGCTGCTGGTGACGCCGGCCGCGACGGCCCGATTGTTCGTCGATCGGCTGCTCCACATGATGGCAGGTTCGGTGGCGGCCGCCTGTATGGCGAGTGTCGTGGGACTGTACATCGGCCATCATGGCGACGTGTCTCCGGGGGGCGCGATCGTGCTCGTATCGACGGCCGGGTTCGCGCTGGCGTGGCTGTTTGCGCCGCGACACGGCGTGCTTTCGCAATCGTTCCCGTGGGAGCGGGCGCGTCTGCGCAGCGAGCCGGCCGAGGCCGTGGCCGAGGTCATCATCGAGTCGCGGCGAATCCAGGAGCCTCATGCCGGGTAGCCGGCTTCACGTTATGTGCGCTGGCCGCAAGCCGCCGTGCCGCGTCATCATGGAGCTGTGATGAAACGCGCCGCGTGCGTCGTGGCCATCTGCGTTTCGGCGATCTTTGCGCTCCTCGCGATCGCTTGCGGCTCCGGTGACGCCTCGACACGGGGAGGCGTCACCGTCGAGCCAATCGCGTCGCGCACCGCTCCGATACCGTTGGGGGGGAAGCCCGCAGCACCGGCGCCGTCGCCGACGCCGGAGCAGCCCGACCCGCCGACGATAGCGCCGGAGCCGGTTGCGCCACAGATGACGTCATCCACGCCCGCCCAGCCGCCGACAAGTACGCCGGCACCCGCCG
This is a stretch of genomic DNA from Dehalococcoidia bacterium. It encodes these proteins:
- the argS gene encoding arginine--tRNA ligase, with amino-acid sequence MIRDDLARMVEKAAQAAMTAGDLPQVVLPEIVIERPRRPEHGDYATNVPLLLARVANRKPLDIAAAIASKIDLGAEVSAADVAPPGFINFRLSEDWLRAQVNAIVAAGETFGNIALGDGVRVQVEFVSANPTGPLTAGNGRGAAIGSVLASVLAAAGYDVQREYLVNDAGTQTEVFGRTLLARYKQLLGENVEVPADGYPGEYMIDIAKRIRDEMGDRFAAADEPPSEMVLRGVDIVVEGIEDDLRRLGITYDQWFRERWVYENKVDGATVYDAAMQTLRDKGYLVEKEGALWLASTELGEDKDNVVIRSTGRPTYFASDIAYHYDKFVRRKFDRVIDVWGADHQGHVSRMKAGVQAIGVDPARLDILIYQLVSFRRGDELVRLSKRSGNIVLIRDIVDEVGADAARFFFLARSADSQMEFDLELAKRQSAENPVFYVQYAHARIAGILANATERKIAFEAADVALLQHPAELELVRRMLQLPELVHLMAMQHEPHHLPHYAQELATSFHQFYTECRVIDDEAPELSKARLHLCRAAKVTLARALGLMGMSMPERM
- a CDS encoding DUF402 domain-containing protein: MDEGLIGRETPVHITKYDGSYHRRWPARFVLRKGPLYLVTFAAGEPICCTPEPSDDPDPLPAKYGGSVYLYDDRWFNISRMKRDGGTWYYVNIATPVEFDGASFHTVDLDLDISWFTDERDPEEPRGGGAVREGRGLKARATNPPRATHMSHGSRGLKARATEAPRVLDEDEFLDHSKAMSYPADVIEQARAAVDQVLGLIGKRAFPFDGT
- a CDS encoding oxidoreductase family protein: MTTKLDIPTTPAEITPAWLTEALRAGAIIGDACVTSVAHEVLGQGAGFIGQIARLTLTYDRPSEGAPTTLIAKMPALDPGARELAALYGLYEREYRFYNELAGEITFRVARCYYSDGDAEAVRYVLLLEDLSSNGICGDQVAGCTSEQARTALAHLALHHARWWGHPRLTQIPWLQPGIDLVNGAMQHSYPQAWEAALARFGDRIPPPLRAAFPTLGERITKLMASIAEENTMTIAHGDYRLDNMFFGEDGAGYELAVIDWQSPNQGWGAYDIAYFLYSNVDVETRRAHEMAILREYHDTLVANGVSDYSFDALVEDYKRSLLVSLGIWVVNAATLDTANERGQALFELFFDRLSTAIMDHDALALLPE
- a CDS encoding acyl-CoA dehydrogenase family protein, with the translated sequence MIASIVDTARELADELLFPTAIETDAADLVPQSHLDAFAGRGLYGLTGPTDCGGLGADFPTACAVVETLASGCLTTTFVWAQHLGPVWLLSASKDAALRERWLPRLCSGDVRAGIALSAFRADRPHVRAERVEGGWMFDGVAQWVTGWGRNDILLTSALSSDRRLVRALVDGAACATLSARRLHLVGANASATVELTFERHFVPAERVVTDESYIAPPAYDGGGRFNGSLSLGVARRCCALIGPSPLDAELVARRNQLDAATDETMAQARAAATELALRAAGALSVATGSRSLLREHHAQRLVREATFLLTFGTRPAIRAGLLERLGASSE
- a CDS encoding Fur family transcriptional regulator translates to MSDIDIIIERLEMRGHRLTASRRRVIDAVLAQASHFTVDDVLGDARKVGRATVFRTMKLLTDLNVVCRVLMDDGTLHYRVSARGHHHHLVCRDCGRVEDFTTCDVTSLVNELAKNTQYEIEGHWLEVYGRCQSCRILKGKKVPVA
- a CDS encoding ABC transporter ATP-binding protein, giving the protein MPKSLTEAMPAPANHGDCLVLRHVALAYGSTVVLRGLNADIPRAEMVSIVGPNGSGKSTLLKSIAGLLPIVEGTVTLFDEPIRRVRHRISYVPQREEVDWTFPVSVRDVVAMGRHAVKGWIAPLRADDHERIAEAMRRLDIEDLADRQIGALSGGQQRRAFLARAIAQDADLFLLDEPMGGVDAATHDRILELFDEWRSHGKIVLQATHTTIHGGSMIVLRTTRDQVIEEHMLHHADEAGAHHD
- a CDS encoding metal ABC transporter permease, translating into MPMKRVRTMIDWLIDPLRDDGFRRAMLDVLAVSIVAGVVGTFIVLRGTAFLGDALAHAVFPGIVIAFLIGSSLLIGALIAGVVTTLLIAGLTANRRVPSDTAIGVIFTGAFALGVVLISEETIEGEELEHILFGDPLNATWNDVTLTLAIGAAVVASVIVLRRLFVAGSFDPSGARAMGLHTVMLDMLLLGFTALTVVIAFKAVGNILVIALLVTPAATARLFVDRLLHMMAGSVAAACMASVVGLYIGHHGDVSPGGAIVLVSTAGFALAWLFAPRHGVLSQSFPWERARLRSEPAEAVAEVIIESRRIQEPHAG